DNA sequence from the Alkalilimnicola ehrlichii MLHE-1 genome:
AGGGCACCCCGTTGACGTATTTCGAGTACGGCACGCTGGCCGCTCTGAGCCTGTTCAGCGAGGCGGAGGCCGAGGTCTGGCTCCTCGAGGTGGGCATGGGCGGGCGCCTGGACGCGGTGAACGCGGTCGATCCCGATTTGTCCATAATCACGAGTATTGGCCTCGATCACACCGAGTGGCTGGGCGCGGATCGCGAGCGGATTGGCGCGGAGAAGGCCGGTATCATGCGTCCGGGACGGCCCGTCTGCCTGGGCCAGGCGGACCTCCCCGACAGTGTGTCCGATCGGGCCCGGACGCTGCGGGCGCCGGTGACCGCGGCCGGTCGCGACTTCCATTGGCGGCGACAAGCCCTGGGCTGGGACTGGCTCAGCGGCGACGAGCGACTGGACGGCCTGCCCTGGCCCGGGCTGACCGGGACGGTGCAACTGGATAACGCGGCGGTGGTCATCGCCGGTCTGAGGCGGCTGCGGGAGCGGCTCCCGGTGGATCGCGCCGCGCTCGAGCGGGGACTGCGCAGCGCCCGCCTGCCCGGACACATGGAGCGGGTCCGGCGCCGGGGCGTGGAGTGGTTGTTCGACGTGGCCCACAATGAGGACAGCGTGCGCGTATTGGCCGAGACGGTCCGGGACGAGGCGGGCAAGGGGCGCGTCATCGGGCTCTTTGCCGCCATGCACCGCAAGGCCCTGTCCGGTGTGCTTGCCACCATGGGTGCAGTGGTGGACGAGTGGTATCTGCCACGGTTGGAGGATCCCCAGGCGCATCCGCCGGAGGCGGTGGCGGCGGGCCTACGCGAGACTGGGGTGGATGCCTCCGTTATCCATACCGGCGGCCTGTCGGCCCTGCTTGCCGCGGTAGCGGACCGCGCCCGCCCCGGGGACCGGGTGGTGGTGTTCGGCTCGTTCCGTACCGTCGAGGCGGTGATGCGGGCCGGAGGGCGCGTAGACTGATGCCCGTTTTCCCGTAGTACCGATTACGAGGTCCAGCCTTGGAACAGCACATCAAGCACCGGCTGGCCGGTGCGGTTATCCTGGTAGCGCTGGCGGTCATCATCCTGCCCTGGCTGCTGAGCGGCGAGGGCGACCGGGGCGAGCTGGATATGCCGCTGGATATCCCGCCGGCCCCGGAGGTGCGCGAGGTGCCGGTACCGGAGGTGCGTGACGAGGACGGGGCACCGGTGTCGACGCCGCGTCCGGCGCCGTTGACCCCGCCCGGTGAGGGGCCGGGCGACGCCCCGGACATGGCACCGCCCAGGCCGGCGGAGGCACCGGAACCGGCCGAGGCGCCCGCCGAGGAACCCGCTGTGGTGGCCGAGCCGGCGCCGGAGCCGACGGCTGAGCCGGAACCGGAACCGGAGCCGGCCCCGGCACCTGGCGCGGAGCCGGAGCCTGAACCGACCGTGACGCCGGAGGGCCTGGACCGGATCCCGGCGGACCGGGGTGATTGGGTGGTGCAGGTGGGCAGCTTCAGCCGGCTGGAGAATGCGTTGGGCCTGCGTGATCGGTTGCGCGAGGCGGGCTACACCGCCTTCGCGGATCGGATGGACACCGAGGCCGGGCGGACCCTGTACCGGGTCCGCCTGGGGCCGTTGGCGACCCGCGAGGAGGCGAGGGCCCTGCACGATGAACTGCAGCGGGATCAGGGCCTGGAGGGCCTGGTCATGTCCCATCCATGATGGGGTCGGCTTTCGCGCCGGCGTGCGCTCTGCTAATATCGGCCGCCTTTCGGCGGTGCTGCTCGGGGCCGTGAATGAACTGGCTTGATATCGCCATTCTGGGCGTCGTCGGGGTCTCGGCGCTGCTCAGCCTCATCCGGGGGCTCTCCCGGGAGGTGATCTCCCTGCTGGCCTGGATCCTGGCCATCTGGGCGGGGCTGACCCTGGCTGCGCCCCTCTCCGAGCATCTGACCCCCTGGATCGACTCCCCGACCCTGCGCATCGGTGCGGCCTTCGTCGGCCTCTTTGTCGGGGTCCTGGTGGCCGGGGCCCTGGTCAACCTGGTCATGACCAAGCTGGTGGGCAGCACCGGCTTCTCCGGGACCGATCGCCTGCTGGGCATGATCTTCGGCGTATTGCGGGGCCTGGTGGTGGTGAGCGTGGTGGTGCTCATCATGGGGCTGACCCCGATGCCGGAGGAGCCCTTCTGGCAAGAGTCGACCATGATTGGCGGGCTCGAGCCCTGGGTCTGCCGGGTGGGCGCTGATGAATGGATGCAGCGCCTCTTCGAGTACGGCGAGGCGGCCGAGGGGCTGATGCCCGAGCAGACCTATTGGCAAAGCTATTGTGCGGGCGGCGCGTCGGGTACGTCGGCGCCCGAAACCCCCGTTGTCCCTGACGAGCTCTGATACGCGAGGTGCCTAGTCCATGTGTGGCGTGATTGGAATGGTGGCCCGGGAACCGGTCAACCAGGCCCTGTACGACGGACTGACGGTGTTACAGCACCGGGGGCAGGATGCCGCCGGCATCATGACCTACGATAATGGCCGCCTGCACTTGCGCAAGGACAACGGGCTGGTCCGCGACGTGTTTCGAACCCGGCACATGAAACAGCTGTTCGGTAACATGGGGATCGGCCATGTGCGCTATCCCACCGCCGGCTGCGACACCTCGGCCGAGGCGCAGCCCTTTTACGTCAACAGCCCCTACGGCATCTCGCTCGCCCACAACGGCAATCTGATCAATGCCGAGGCTCTGAAGCGGGAGTTGTTCGAATCGGACCTGCGCCATATCAACACCGAGTCCGACTCGGAGATCCTGCTCAATGTTTTTGCCCATGAACTGGGTCGTTCCGGCAAGATGCGGATCAGCCCGGCGGACATCTTTGATGCCGTCGGCGAGGTCCACCGGCGCTGCAAGGGGGCCTACGCCGTGGTCTCCATGATCAACGGCTACGGTATCCTCGGCTTCCGGGACCCCAACGGGATCCGCCCCATCTGCTTCGGGGAGCGGACCACCGAGATGGGCAAGGAGTACATCATTGCCTCTGAGAGCGTGGCCCTGGACGTGCTGGGCTTCACCCGGGTGCGCGATATTGCCCCCGGCGAGGCGATCTTCATCGACATGGACGGGGTCCTGCACACCCGCCAGTGTGCCGACAACCCGGTCTCCTCCCCCTGTATCTTCGAATACGTCTATCTGGCCCGGCCCGATACCATGATCGATGAAGTGGCCGTCTATAAATCGCGGCTGCGAATGGGTGAGAAGCTGGCGGGCAAGGTGGAGCGTGAGTGGCCGGATCACGATATCGATGTGGTGATCCCCATCCCCGATACCAGCCGCACCGTGGCCCTGGAGATGGCCAATCACCTGGGTGTGACCTACCGCGAGGGCTTCATCAAGAATCGCTACATCGGTCGCACCTTCATCATGCCCGGCCAGACGCAGCGCAAGAAATCGGTGCGCCAGAAGCTCAATCCCATCCACCTGGAGTTCCGGGACAAGAACGTGCTGCTGGTGGACGACTCCATTGTCCGCGGCACCACCTGTCAGCAGTTGGTGCAGATGGCCCGCGATGCCGGTGCGCGCAAGGTCTACTTCGCGTCGGCGGCCCCGCCGGTGCGCTACCCCAACGTCTACGGTATCGATATGCCCTCCGTTGAGGAACTCATCGCCCACAACCGGACGGTGGAGCAGATCGCGAAGGTGATCGGCGCCGACCGGCTGATCTTCCAGGATCTGGACGATCTGAAAGAGGCGGTGCATTACGGCAACCGGGAGATCGACCGGTTCGATTGCTCCTGCTTCGACGGCGAGTATGTGACCGGCGACGTGGACAACGATTATCTGCGCCGGCAGCAGGCAGAGCGGGGTGATGACGCGCGCAGCCGCCGTCTCGCCACCGGTGAGGCGGGCGCGGTCGGTCTGCACAACCACCGCTGAGGCGCGTATGAGTGATCAGGGCGATTCCCACCACGACGATCCGCGCCACCCGAGCCACTGGGCGCCCGCCACCCGGGCGGTGCGGGCGGGACAGACCCGCGGCCTGGAGCAGGAGCAGAGCGAGCCCATCTACGCCAGTTCCAGCTTCACCTACCGTAGTGCTGCCGAGGCGGCGGCACGTTTCTCCGGCGAGAGCCCGGGGAATATCTACTCGCGCTTTACCAACCCCACGGTCCGGACCTTCGAGCAGCGGCTCGCCGCCCTGGAGGGGGCCGAGGCCTGCGTGGCGACCGCCTCCGGGATGTCGGCGGTGCTGGCCGCTACCCTGGGGCTCCTGCGGGCCGGCGACCATATTGTCGCCTCCAGCGGCCTGTTCGGGGCCACGGCCTCGCTGTTCGCCAATTACCTCCCGCGCTATGGGATCGAGGTCACCACGGTCCCGCTCACCGACCTCCAGGCCTGGTCGGACGCCATGCGTCCGCAGACCCGCATGCTCTTCCTGGAGACGCCGTCCAACCCGCTGACCGAGGTGGCGGATATCGCCGCGCTGGCGGACCTGGCCCGGGGCCAGGGGGCGTGGCTGGCGGTGGACAACTGCTTCTGCACCCCGGCCCTGCAGCGGCCGCTGGAGCTCGGCGCGGATCTGGTCATTCACTCGGCGACCAAGTATCTGGACGGTCAGGGGCGGTGCATCGGCGGGGCGGTGTGCGGCGATGCCCAGGTGGTGGGCGAACAGGTTTTCGGCTTCCTGCGCACGGCCGGGCCGAGCATGAGCCCGTTCAACGCCTGGGTGTTCCTCAAGGGGCTGGAGACCCTGGCCCTGCGGATGGAGGCTCACTGCCGGAGTGCCTCGGAGCTGGCCCACTGGCTGGAGGAGCACCCGGCCGTGGAGCGGGTGTTCTATCCCGGGCTCGCCCGCCATCCCCAGCACGCCCTGGCGGCGCGCCAGCAGTCCGCCTTTGGCGGTATCGTCAGCTTCGAGGTGCGGGGCGGGCGCGACGCGGCCTGGCGGGTGATTGACAATACCCGGTTGCTCTCCATCACCGCGAACCTGGGCGACGCCAAGAGCACCATCACCCACCCGGCGACCACCACTCACGGCCGCAACACACCGGAGCAACGGGCGGCGGCGGGGATTACGGAATCGCTGGTCCGGGTGTCGGTGGGGCTGGAGGCGGTGGCGGATATCCGCGCTGATCTGGACGCGGCGTTGTCGGCCCTGGCGTAGCCACCCCTGGCACAGCCCCGACGCGGTGGGCGACCGGTCAGCCGCCCATGGTCTCCGCGTGGTAGTGCGGGCGGATGGTCCGCAGCAGGTCGGCGAACAGCTTGGGGTTGCCGGCCACCACATGGCCGGTCTGCATGTGGCGCTCACCGCCCGTGACATCGCCGACGAGGCCGCCGGCCTCCTTCACCATCAGGGCACCGGCGGCCATGTCCCAGGGCTGGAGGCCCAGCTCCCAGAAGCCATCCAGGCGCCCGGCGGCCACGTAGGCCAGGTCCAAGGCAGCGGACCCGGCCCGGCGCAGGTCGGAGGCCCGCCGGCTGACGTCCCGGAACATGTCCATGTAGGGGTCGAGCAGTCGCGGGTTCTTGAACGGGAAGCCGGTGCCCAGCAGGGCGCCGTCGATGGTCTTGGCGCGGGTGACGCGCAGCCGCCGGCCATCGAGCTGGCAGCCGGCCCCCCGGTGGGCGGTGAACAGCTCCTGGCGCAGGGGATCATAGATGACGCCGCTCTCGAGCCGGCCGCGGTGGCGCAGGGCGATGGAGACGGCGTAGTGGGGAAAGCCGTGCAGGTAGTTGGTGGTGCCGTCCAGCGGGTCGATGACCCACTCGTAGTCGGCCTGGCCATGGCTGCCGGACTCTTCGCCGAGGATGGCGTGGTCGGGGTAGGCACGGCGGAGGATGTGAATGATTTGCTCCTCGGCCATGCGATCCACGTCGCTGACGAAGTCATTGCGGCCCTTGCTGTCCACCTGGACACGGTCCAGGCGGTCGAGGTTGCGTACAATGACGTCGCCGGCGGCCCGAGCGGCCCGGACGGCCATGTTTACCGTTGCGTGCATGGTGATCTTCGTCTGCCAGGATGGGTGGGTCTGGATCGGTCGCCCGCCGGCGGGGCGGGCGGACGGGGCGAAGCATAACAGGAAAGCGGGCGGGACTGTACCGGTGTGGGTCGTCCCAGCCCGGAAACGGGCACGGCGGCTGTGAGCGCTGTGGCTTCGAAGGGTTGGGCCCTCCGTTGGGTTGTTTTCGAATATTGGGAGTGGGATGAATCCTGAGAATCTGAGAATCGTGCTGGTGGGGACCAGCCATCCGGGTAATATCGGCTCGGTGGCGCGGGCCATGAAGACTATGGGGTTGTTCCGGCTGGAGCTGGTGGCACCGGAGTGTGCGTTCCCGGATGAACAGGCCACGGCGAATGCCTCGCGGGCGGACGATGTCCTCGAGGCGGCGGGGCGGCACGACAACCTGGATGCTGCCCTGGCCGGCTGCGGGTTGGTGATGGGGCTGTCGGCGCGGCCGCGCCGGATCACCACGGCCGAGGTCCTGGATGTGCGCGAGGCGGGCCGGCGGGTGGTGGCGGAGGCCGAAAGCCGGCCGGTGGCCTTGCTGTTCGGACGGGAGCGCTCCGGGTTGACCAACGCCGAGCTGGACCGGTGTCAGGCGCTGGTGCATATCCCGGCCAATCCGGAGTACGGCTCGCTCAACCTGGCGGCTGCGGTGCAGGTGGTCTGCCACGAGGTCAACATGGCGCGCGGCGCCGGGGTGGTGGCGCCGACACGGCGGTCGGCCAGTGCCCAGGATATGGAGTACTTTTTCGAGCACCTGGCACGGGTGGCGGACCGGGTCGGGTTTCTGCGCAAGCACAACCCGGAGATCCTCATGCGCCGCCTGCGCCAGCTCTTTTACCGGGCGGCCCCCGACGACCATGAACTGCAGATGCTGCGCGGCCTGCTGGCCAACGTGGAGCCCCACCTGCCGGAGTTGCCGGACGCCGCGCAGAGGGCGGGGACGAAAGATGAATAAAAGCCGCTCGGCGCGTAAACTGGGGCCTATGATGCCGCACTATCCCCGCCAGCACCGCTGTACCATCCGGTTGACCGGTACTTGAGCCCGGCCCGGACCCCGTTTGGTCCGCCGCTTTCCCCATTCACCCGAGACAGAGCTGACTGTCCATGTTCAAACGGATCAAAGAGGACATCCGCTGCGTCATGGATCGCGACCCGGCGGCCCGTAACGCATTCGAGGTGCTCACCACCTACCCGGGGCTGCACGCCCTGCTGTTCCACCGCTGTAACCACTGGCTGTGGCGCAAGCGGTTGCGCTGGCTGGCCCGGTTTTTCTCCACCATCGCCCGCTGGCTCACCGGCATCGAAATCCACCCGGGTGCGCGGATCGGGCGCCGTTTCTTTATCGATCACGGCATGGGGGTGGTGATCGGCGAGACCGCGGAGATCGGTGATGATGTGACCCTCTACCACGGCGTGACCCTGGGGGGCACCAGCTGGGAGCAGGGCAAGCGCCACCCGACCTTGGGCGATGACGTGGTGGTGGGTGCCGGTGCCAAGATTTTGGGACCGCTCCAGGTGGGCAGCGGGGCGCGTGTGGGCTCCAATGCGGTGGTGCTGCGCGATGTGCCCGAGGGTGCCACCATGGTCGGCATCCCGGCGCGCATGGCCGGGGTGCGTCCGCGCACGGACAGCGCCGATGACCGACGGCGGGCGGCGGTTGCCCGCAAGATCGGCTTCGATGCCTATGGCACCACCGATATGCCGGACCCGGTCGCCAACGCGGTCAACGCGATCCTGGACCATATCCACGTTACCGACGCGCGCCTGGAGCAGATGTGCCGGGCCATCCGCGGCATGGGCGGGGACGTGGAGGACACCCGCATTCCCGACGTCGAGGTGGACGAGCTCGATTGCGGGGAGCCTGCCCCGGAGGCGGGCGAGCAGGGTGTCGACGTCACTGCCGGCTCGGGCCAGGTGCGCGGGCGCCAGGACCGTACCGGTAGCTGATCGCGGCTCGCAGGGAACTCGAAGCCCCGCCGACGAATCAGTATCATAGGGTCACGCATTCCCGGCCCCGGGCGGCCAGACGCCCCCGGGGCGAGCCAATGGAGGCAAGGCATGGCAAATATCCAACTCACCGACAAGGCAGTGCGCCACGTCAAGGACTATCTCGCCCGCCATGAGGGCGGTGTCGGCCTGCGCCTGGGGGTCAAGACCACCGGTTGCTCCGGTCTTGCCTACACCGTGGATTATGCCGACCGGATCGAGGCCTCCGACGAGGTGATCGAGCAGGACGGCGTCAAGGTGCTGGTCAACCGCAAGAGCCTGCCCTTCCTGGAGGGGACGGAGGTGGATTTCGTTCGCGATGGGCTCAACCAGCGGTTTGATTTCCGTAATCCCAACGTCAAGGAGACCTGCGGCTGCGGTGAGAGCTTCACGGTCTGAGGCCGGCCGTACAGTCAAATTGCCCGCCACCGGGCCAGCAGGTACACTTGCGCCAGTCGCGCGGGGGGCCGCGCCGACCCGGGCGTAGCGGCAGCCACCAGCCAGTGGTGGCGGCCCGCCCGTGAACCCGTCTCAACCCCCAACACCACACACGACACTAGGGAGTCCTGCATGGCAGTGGAAAGAACCCTCTCCATCATCAAGCCCGACGCCGTCGCCAAGAACATCATCGGCGAGATTTACAACCGTTTCGAGAAGGCCGGACTGAAGATCGTGGCGGCCCGTATGGTGCACCTGAGCCGTGAGCAGGCAGAGGGCTTCTATGCCGTGCATAAGGAGCGCCCCTTCTTTAATGACCTAGTGGGCTTCATGATCTCCGGCCCGGTGATGGTGCAGGTCCTGGAGGGCGAGAACGCCATCGTCAAGAACCGCGAGATCATGGGCGCCACCAACCCGGCCGAAGCCGCTGCCGGCACCCTGCGCCACGATTATGCCGAAACCATCGATGCCAACGCCGTCCACGGCTCCGACGCCCCGGAAACGGCCAAACAGGAAATCGAGTTCTTCTTCAAGGCCGATGAGCTCTGCAGTCGCTGAGACGTCCACATCGGCGGGCCGCGCGGATGGGCCCGTGAACCTGCTGGATCTTGACCGGCAGGCCTTGAAAAGGCTTTTCGCCGACCTGGGCGAAAAGCCTTTTCGCGCTACCCAGGTGCTCAAGTGGGTGCACCAGCGGCGGGTGACCGGCTTCGAGGAGATGACCGACATCTCCAAGGCCCTGCGCGCCCGGTTGGCGGAACGGGTCGCGCTGCGGCTGCCGGAAGTGCTCGCCGAGCAGGTCTCCGAGGACGGCACCCGCAAGTGGCTGCTGCGGGTCGACGGCGGGCAGGCCATCGAGACGGTCTTTATTCCCGACAGTGGCCGCGGGACGCTCTGCGTCTCTTCCCAGGTGGGCTGCGCCCTGGACTGCAGCTTCTGCTCCACCGCTCAGCAGGGTTTTAACCGCAACCTGAGCACGGCAGAGATCATCGGCCAGTATTACGTGGCCTACGATCAACTGACCGGCACCGGTGAGCAGATCACCAACGTGGTGTTCATGGGCATGGGCGAGCCCCTGCTCAACCTGGAGGCGGTCATCCCGGCCGTGCGCCTGATGACCGACGACGACGCCTATGGGCTGTCCAAGCGCAAGGTGACCATCAGCACTTCCGGGGTGGTCACCATGCTGGAGCGCATGCGCGAGCAGACGGACGTCAGTCTGGCGGTCTCGCTCCATGCCCCCAACAATGCCCTACGCGACGAGTTGGTGCCCATCAACCGAAAACACCCGTTGGAGCGCCTGATCCCCGCCTGCGCGGCCTATATCGCGGACAAGCCCCACCGGCGCATCACCTGGGAATACGTGATGCTGGACGGGGTGAATGATCAGGACCACCACGCCCACGAGCTGGCCCGGCTGTTGGGCGATATTCCCAGCAAGGTCAATCTGATCCCCTTCAACCCCTTTCCCGGGGCCCGGTACCGCTGCAGTCCGCGCGGACGGATCCTGCGTTTCGTCCGCATCCTGCAAAGCCACGGCCTGACCGCCACCACCCGGGTGACGCGGGGCCAGGACATCGACGGGGCGTGCGGGCAGCTGGTGGGTAAGGTGCAGGACCGGACCCGCCGCCAGCAGCGGCTGGTGCAGCGTGAACTGCGTCGGGAGGGGCGATGAGCATCCCGCCGTCGTTCCGGCCGGCGTTGATCCTGTTTTTGGCCGTCGGTGTCGTGGGCTGCGGCACCATGGGCCAATCGGGGTCCGGCGACAGGGACCGGGCGGTGGAGGTCAACACCCAATTGGGTCTGGGGTACCTGCAGGAGGGCGAGTACGAGGAGGCCAACCGGCGCCTGGAGCGAGCCCTGGATATTGATCGTCGCTACGCCCCCGCCCATGCCGCCATGGCGCTCCTGCAGGAACAGCTCGGTCAACCGGAGGAAGCCGGCCGGCATTACCGGCGGGCGGTCCGGTTGGACGGGGAAAATGCCAGCACCCGCAACAACTACGGGCGCTTTCTTTGTGAACAGGGTGACCTGGACCGGGCCCTGGATCAGTTCGAGGCGGCACTGGACAACCCGCTTTATCGCAACCCCCACATCCCCCTCGCCAATGCGGGTGTCTGTTTGATGCGGGAGGGGCAGCACGAGCGGGCCGAGGACTATTTCCTGCGCAGCCTGCGGGAGAATGCCCGCTTTGCCCCCGCGCTGCTGCGCATGGCGCAGTTGCGTTTCCAGGCCGGGGACCACGAAGGGGCGGAGGAATACCTGAATCGATACCGTGCTGAGGCACAGCACACGCCGGCGAGCCTGTGGTTGGGGGTCCAGCTGGCCCGTGCCGTTGGCGATGCCGATGCCGAGGCCAGTTACGGGCTGAGTCTGCGCAACCGGTTTCCGGATTCCCGCGAGGCTCGCCTATACCGTGAGAGTCGTTGATAGATGAGTTCAGACCACGACAGTCCGCTGTCCCCCGACCACGAGCGCGACCCCGGTCGCGGCGGCGAGACCCCGGGGCAGCTGCTCGCCAGGGCACGGGAGGCGCGAGGCCTGAGCCGGAAGGCCGCGGCCGATGCGCTGAACCTGCCCTTACGGACCCTTGAGGCGCTCGAGGGGGACGACTATGACAACCTGCCGCCGCTCACCTTTGTCAAAGGCTATCTCAGGGCCTATGCCCAGCTCCTGGAGATTGACTCGGACCGGCTGCGGGAGGCGCTGGCCCGGCTCGACCTGGAGCGGCCGGCCAGC
Encoded proteins:
- the folC gene encoding bifunctional tetrahydrofolate synthase/dihydrofolate synthase; this encodes MPQRDRWRLEDWLRWQEGLSPVEINPGLERVQAVGERLGALTPRCPVITVAGTNGKGSCIAYLEAMLGAAGYRTAAYTSPHLLRYNERIRLAGVPVSDEAITAAFSRVEQARQGTPLTYFEYGTLAALSLFSEAEAEVWLLEVGMGGRLDAVNAVDPDLSIITSIGLDHTEWLGADRERIGAEKAGIMRPGRPVCLGQADLPDSVSDRARTLRAPVTAAGRDFHWRRQALGWDWLSGDERLDGLPWPGLTGTVQLDNAAVVIAGLRRLRERLPVDRAALERGLRSARLPGHMERVRRRGVEWLFDVAHNEDSVRVLAETVRDEAGKGRVIGLFAAMHRKALSGVLATMGAVVDEWYLPRLEDPQAHPPEAVAAGLRETGVDASVIHTGGLSALLAAVADRARPGDRVVVFGSFRTVEAVMRAGGRVD
- a CDS encoding SPOR domain-containing protein, producing MEQHIKHRLAGAVILVALAVIILPWLLSGEGDRGELDMPLDIPPAPEVREVPVPEVRDEDGAPVSTPRPAPLTPPGEGPGDAPDMAPPRPAEAPEPAEAPAEEPAVVAEPAPEPTAEPEPEPEPAPAPGAEPEPEPTVTPEGLDRIPADRGDWVVQVGSFSRLENALGLRDRLREAGYTAFADRMDTEAGRTLYRVRLGPLATREEARALHDELQRDQGLEGLVMSHP
- a CDS encoding CvpA family protein, with protein sequence MNWLDIAILGVVGVSALLSLIRGLSREVISLLAWILAIWAGLTLAAPLSEHLTPWIDSPTLRIGAAFVGLFVGVLVAGALVNLVMTKLVGSTGFSGTDRLLGMIFGVLRGLVVVSVVVLIMGLTPMPEEPFWQESTMIGGLEPWVCRVGADEWMQRLFEYGEAAEGLMPEQTYWQSYCAGGASGTSAPETPVVPDEL
- the purF gene encoding amidophosphoribosyltransferase, which codes for MCGVIGMVAREPVNQALYDGLTVLQHRGQDAAGIMTYDNGRLHLRKDNGLVRDVFRTRHMKQLFGNMGIGHVRYPTAGCDTSAEAQPFYVNSPYGISLAHNGNLINAEALKRELFESDLRHINTESDSEILLNVFAHELGRSGKMRISPADIFDAVGEVHRRCKGAYAVVSMINGYGILGFRDPNGIRPICFGERTTEMGKEYIIASESVALDVLGFTRVRDIAPGEAIFIDMDGVLHTRQCADNPVSSPCIFEYVYLARPDTMIDEVAVYKSRLRMGEKLAGKVEREWPDHDIDVVIPIPDTSRTVALEMANHLGVTYREGFIKNRYIGRTFIMPGQTQRKKSVRQKLNPIHLEFRDKNVLLVDDSIVRGTTCQQLVQMARDAGARKVYFASAAPPVRYPNVYGIDMPSVEELIAHNRTVEQIAKVIGADRLIFQDLDDLKEAVHYGNREIDRFDCSCFDGEYVTGDVDNDYLRRQQAERGDDARSRRLATGEAGAVGLHNHR
- a CDS encoding O-succinylhomoserine sulfhydrylase — protein: MSDQGDSHHDDPRHPSHWAPATRAVRAGQTRGLEQEQSEPIYASSSFTYRSAAEAAARFSGESPGNIYSRFTNPTVRTFEQRLAALEGAEACVATASGMSAVLAATLGLLRAGDHIVASSGLFGATASLFANYLPRYGIEVTTVPLTDLQAWSDAMRPQTRMLFLETPSNPLTEVADIAALADLARGQGAWLAVDNCFCTPALQRPLELGADLVIHSATKYLDGQGRCIGGAVCGDAQVVGEQVFGFLRTAGPSMSPFNAWVFLKGLETLALRMEAHCRSASELAHWLEEHPAVERVFYPGLARHPQHALAARQQSAFGGIVSFEVRGGRDAAWRVIDNTRLLSITANLGDAKSTITHPATTTHGRNTPEQRAAAGITESLVRVSVGLEAVADIRADLDAALSALA
- a CDS encoding inositol monophosphatase family protein; translation: MHATVNMAVRAARAAGDVIVRNLDRLDRVQVDSKGRNDFVSDVDRMAEEQIIHILRRAYPDHAILGEESGSHGQADYEWVIDPLDGTTNYLHGFPHYAVSIALRHRGRLESGVIYDPLRQELFTAHRGAGCQLDGRRLRVTRAKTIDGALLGTGFPFKNPRLLDPYMDMFRDVSRRASDLRRAGSAALDLAYVAAGRLDGFWELGLQPWDMAAGALMVKEAGGLVGDVTGGERHMQTGHVVAGNPKLFADLLRTIRPHYHAETMGG
- a CDS encoding RNA methyltransferase: MNPENLRIVLVGTSHPGNIGSVARAMKTMGLFRLELVAPECAFPDEQATANASRADDVLEAAGRHDNLDAALAGCGLVMGLSARPRRITTAEVLDVREAGRRVVAEAESRPVALLFGRERSGLTNAELDRCQALVHIPANPEYGSLNLAAAVQVVCHEVNMARGAGVVAPTRRSASAQDMEYFFEHLARVADRVGFLRKHNPEILMRRLRQLFYRAAPDDHELQMLRGLLANVEPHLPELPDAAQRAGTKDE
- the cysE gene encoding serine O-acetyltransferase; protein product: MFKRIKEDIRCVMDRDPAARNAFEVLTTYPGLHALLFHRCNHWLWRKRLRWLARFFSTIARWLTGIEIHPGARIGRRFFIDHGMGVVIGETAEIGDDVTLYHGVTLGGTSWEQGKRHPTLGDDVVVGAGAKILGPLQVGSGARVGSNAVVLRDVPEGATMVGIPARMAGVRPRTDSADDRRRAAVARKIGFDAYGTTDMPDPVANAVNAILDHIHVTDARLEQMCRAIRGMGGDVEDTRIPDVEVDELDCGEPAPEAGEQGVDVTAGSGQVRGRQDRTGS
- a CDS encoding HesB/IscA family protein, which translates into the protein MANIQLTDKAVRHVKDYLARHEGGVGLRLGVKTTGCSGLAYTVDYADRIEASDEVIEQDGVKVLVNRKSLPFLEGTEVDFVRDGLNQRFDFRNPNVKETCGCGESFTV
- the ndk gene encoding nucleoside-diphosphate kinase, whose protein sequence is MAVERTLSIIKPDAVAKNIIGEIYNRFEKAGLKIVAARMVHLSREQAEGFYAVHKERPFFNDLVGFMISGPVMVQVLEGENAIVKNREIMGATNPAEAAAGTLRHDYAETIDANAVHGSDAPETAKQEIEFFFKADELCSR
- the rlmN gene encoding 23S rRNA (adenine(2503)-C(2))-methyltransferase RlmN; translation: MSSAVAETSTSAGRADGPVNLLDLDRQALKRLFADLGEKPFRATQVLKWVHQRRVTGFEEMTDISKALRARLAERVALRLPEVLAEQVSEDGTRKWLLRVDGGQAIETVFIPDSGRGTLCVSSQVGCALDCSFCSTAQQGFNRNLSTAEIIGQYYVAYDQLTGTGEQITNVVFMGMGEPLLNLEAVIPAVRLMTDDDAYGLSKRKVTISTSGVVTMLERMREQTDVSLAVSLHAPNNALRDELVPINRKHPLERLIPACAAYIADKPHRRITWEYVMLDGVNDQDHHAHELARLLGDIPSKVNLIPFNPFPGARYRCSPRGRILRFVRILQSHGLTATTRVTRGQDIDGACGQLVGKVQDRTRRQQRLVQRELRREGR
- the pilW gene encoding type IV pilus biogenesis/stability protein PilW produces the protein MSIPPSFRPALILFLAVGVVGCGTMGQSGSGDRDRAVEVNTQLGLGYLQEGEYEEANRRLERALDIDRRYAPAHAAMALLQEQLGQPEEAGRHYRRAVRLDGENASTRNNYGRFLCEQGDLDRALDQFEAALDNPLYRNPHIPLANAGVCLMREGQHERAEDYFLRSLRENARFAPALLRMAQLRFQAGDHEGAEEYLNRYRAEAQHTPASLWLGVQLARAVGDADAEASYGLSLRNRFPDSREARLYRESR